TaaagcaaatgtttgcttcaaaatgtgaaatgtgttCTAAACTCGGTGGTTGTAATTGGCAATTGAATGCATTCAACTTGTTGCATTTGCTTGGACAGTGGGAACACAAACGGACATCAAAAACCGCCAAAATCCACAATAATATTGACAGATGAGATAAAAAGTAGAGCCACTGATTTGTCCAAGCTCAACGTGTGCTAATTTGAAGTGTAAATAATGATTTAATATTTCACATTTGGTTCGTTTCAAATAGAcagaagtaataaaaaaaaatccacacgaGTGAAAAGATTATCCCACTGTGCGTTACAGCGAAATGCAGCTGATggtgtgctggtgtgtgtgttatgtTGGACAAATCGTCCAGCATAAAAGATGCCCATGGTTTGCCCAGAGTGTTAAGAATGTGAAGGATTTAACTCCAAATCGCGCGGTGGGGTGAGAACGAGATAATGCGATACCTTTGGGCCCAAAAAGATGAGGAAGTGAATCTGTGTAAGTTATCCAACCCTGGTGGACACTGTGATTATATGGTTCGCTGTTAACCTTTCGTATCCCAAAAAATCCCTACATACCGtgtaatacacacacatgcttgCTCACATCCCCTGCTTGAACCGCACGCATCAGTGCATCTCGCTTTAGCATACAGAGTGCATCCTCCATTCAAGAAGCTGTCATTCGATGTGCGTCTCTCAACCAAGTTTCAcacacgtgtgtgcgtgcgtttgtgtgcgttggTGTTGGTTTGGCGCTAGAGCAAACGACATGCAACGTGCTTATCGAAAACAGCAGTAGAGCAGCAGCCGCCGAGAAAACATCTAACAAGGTAAACGACGGCATTTCACGTGatccgcgtgtgtgtgtgtgtgtgtctcgttCTCACTCTGTATGGATAAATGTGGCGTATGTGTAGATATTTAGCACGCGTAAGTTGTGTTGTGGTTCGGTGCTGGGTACGTACGGTACAAAGATAGCAAAGAGGACAATATTGCCTGTCGAAGGTGTTTCTTTTACCGCAGTGGAACGCATACATCATTCCCCGAGGGTCcattatttttgttccatcCTTTGGGTTTTATCCTCAGATCTTCACACagcgatcctttttttttcgtgtatgAAACCTGTCCGTGCATGCTGTGAGTGCGAGACTTTCCGGGAAAAGATTGTGACAGCTAGATGTTGTGAATAATTGGTATATGTCATTTGTTGCCGGTTCTCTAGTTTGCGAGCAAAGTTTTGCGCAGTGTTTGTAAGCAGACACGCACCAGAGCTCTGAATTAGATTGAAAAGCTAAAGATACGCGAGTTAGTGAAGGAGAAAGAAGTGTTGATTTCATTggagaaaaaaggattaaaattcaaattaaaattcaacgcACAAGGTAATCGGGCAACGATTCTTCGAATCGGGCCCAGTGCGTGTACGTGTGGGTCTGTACATACGGCAAGCGAACGGTCCTGTTTGAATCACTGGTACTGTGCCAAAAATTGCGGTCCAACCGTCCTTCAATTCCATATGGAGAATGCCATTGAGTAGTTTTGGCAGAACGTTTGTTTATCCGTTCTCTAGAAACGTTCGGTGCCTTCAGATATGGTTAAGAGTGTACAGCGGAAAACTTTCCGTTGACAGTTACGTTTGATTAAATtcttacttcttcttcttcttaactCTGCGAGGTAATCCTCCGGTATGACTGAGGAATCCAGCTTCCTTGGCCTTCCCTAGGCTCAAACTACCTCTTTTTACAACAGAGCCGGCAGCTAATGGCCATATACCCTAAGTACTTACTTAGAATGGACATTgtctttgtttttaattcgTGAAAAACCTCGTTAAATCTGTCTGTTTCCTTGTGGAACGCTCCTACATTAAGGAAGCTAATGATGGAcgataaaccaaacaaaatctaggaaaggaaggaagaaagttAAGAAACAACTCAAAACCATTAAACAGTGCCTTCGGGCAACGACTGGTGGACTGGTAAACTATCTCAATAGAAACCAAGCAAATGCAATCGTCTTTCTTTTCTATAATTGCCAATTAAATTCTCCTTGTTATGCTCTGGTTGATCACGTTATTAGAAACTGTTTGTATATAGTTTCATCttgttgcttatttttattttttattctattaacTCGATCTGTTTATATGAAAACTGTGCGGAACAAACAACTCTTACTAATGTTGTTCATTGGTCCTAATAACACTTCTATCCTGTCAGATAAATCATCAAGTCAAAATTCCGGAAAAACGAAACCGGCCAACAATCGGCTTTGAGGTGCAAAACAATAATTGAACAAACATGTGCTACAGGTGTTATTATTAGATCCCTAATCGTCGCTACTCGACGAATCGTTCACACATGTTGCGAACGGAATTGGGGTTAATGTGTGAACTATTATTTGTGTTCTCCCAAAACCACTCTCCCCAGTACTCGCCAGATCTCGGCCTGCTCGTTCAAGTTTGGAGATTTGTCTCGTGCTAGAATTTAGCACTCGCACAACCtccaacaaaacattgaaacgCTTCAGCTGAGCACCAAGCCTTGGAATATGTTAATTTTTGGGATGTCTATTTTGGGGGTATATATCCAATGTCTCATTGGTACAGGTACGTCTCAAGAACTAGGAAATGATTCGTCGAAACAACGTCCGGTAGCACTTCCTTCGCACCGATTCACGCAAATCCTTGTTATCACACCACTTCTCACACCCACACATGCGACACAGACTTTTGCTCTCTGTCGTATCTGAGATCTCTGCGTTATTGGGCGTCACCGCCCATTAAAGAAGGCTACTGTTTCCATGTGCTCATTTGCGAAACAGGTACGAAATGGCCAAGGGTCGGTGGGAATTTTGTCTCGACCGGTTAAATACgtagggtgggtgggatgggCTGGGGTATCTATTTCCGTACAGACCAAAATGTGAAACCTCGCAGACATGGCAACGCTACGGGAAGGGCGGGTAAACAGTCAACCTACTCCGTGAGTATGTAGTCAATCCTTGGCAACCTGTTGTTAGCCCGGGTAATAACAGCACAATAACAACCATCTCGCTAAAATCTTTGCCACAGTAAGAGTTCCAGGTGGAAATGGATACGCATATTAGAAGGTGTGTAGcgattgtttattgtttgcccATTTGGGtgaatcagattcagattcaggaatgaatatttgaattgaataaataaatccgaatctctatttcaaagactcatgaatcatccaagatttACCACACCCTCCTATTAGCTTGACCGTCCTCTCGCCCCATCCACCACTGCTCTGAGGATTCGTggatcttttgagagtcgattcctgagctgaatgactcctcactaaaaaTACATATGAATGTATCTTTTCAATACGTTCAATAAGTACAACACCAAATGGGAGGTTTTGAGGATTTCTTGGCATGTTCTTTTAGAATCAATCTAATATGTGTATACTTCTACGATCATTAGTTCTATTTTAAGTGGCGAATGTCAGCCTTTAGACACTAAACCtctataaaatgaataaaatagttCAAATTTGTTTGGATCGCCATTTAGATCTTTTGTCATCAAGACTAATCAAATCCCTGAAGAAATCCTGGCATCTGAAAACAACATACTGATGAACTGTTGGCGGTTCTTTGCTGGGGTTTATAGACAACTTTAAAAGGTTGCCAATACACCTCACTCAGTACCTGATAAGAAGGGTATTTCTACATGCATTAAAAAGTCTCTTTAGTAAAACCTAATTTAACCAGCTTATTCTGCAATGGGAGTTAAAAATCTGTAAATATCTTCTTTATTTCCTTAAcagaaccaacaacaaaactgaaTCTCAAAGACTACTGTGAACGTGGATAGTTTTAGAATGAACGCGTTCGGTAAGAATCCCCATTTTTGTACTACATTGTTTTGCGCTTGTTGCTTTATTGTAATCATTTGATACatatggaaagaaaaataatcaactctTCAATCGTCAACCGATCAACTCACCTTACTGTGGTTCTCGCTCTCCATCAACCTGTATAACACAACCTCAACGGACGGTTGGCTAAACACATGCGAGAATAGCACTGTCTAGTTTTTAGAACGTCATAATTCccgttaaaattaaatcttttaaaGTTATACAGTACTACAGATATTGCTTTTCGATTACCTCTCGACAGAAAACTGAACAATggacacaaaaacacacaaacgcgaaAGAAGCAAACCACCAAGCAAAGCGTCTGGGCGAACGAATGCCATCCAAAACAGTACACTGGGCAGTGTGGCGAGCGTACCATCACTGCCGGTAACTCCAGAGCGGCGACTGACAGCGATAAGTAGCAGCCCAGGCAGTAAGTTCACCAGTGTACCCAGGACAGGTGGACCAACTGATCGTAACACGTCGATCGTCCTTCGCTATTCGGCGCCCTGTGCTGGGCCGGAATCGCCCGTTGCGACCACCAAACCCAAGGTACCACGGCTGTCCGGCAAACGTCAACCGGGCAAAGCGTTCTCGGTCAGCCTCGGTGTGAAGCAGGCCTGTAGCCGTCCATCGCTCGTTCGGAAGTCGCTTCCGACGGTTGGCGTTGCCGGTGCCGGGCGGCTCACGCGACACGGCGGTGTGCCACCGATCGTTGTCACCACCGCCACAACGAACAGTGATAATTCCAGTGATTCCATTCACGGCTTCGACCGTAGTGGCGACAGTACCAAGCTTGATAAACAGCATCAACTGACGGATGCACAGCAGGCCGAGTACGGCGCGACACCGAACAACTATCAACCATCTTCCATCGGTCAATATAGTTCCgacgtgcagcagcagcaacggcagccAGGTAGCAGTGGGTAAGTTGTTCCTTAATTCTTCTGTTAATTTCATTACGATATAACACGCTGTTGCAATGAAAGCATACGTGAACTTCAACGCATGATTAATGGGCTTACGGGCGAACAGTCATCCCCTGGCGGATGATGTTCGACGTTACCTTCTCGTGAAGGTTTTAGGATGTTTTAGCTGCAATTGTTATTTCCTACCCATCCACCGCCCATGCGGTGGTCTAAACAAAAGACCGATCTTATCTGCAGCGTCTGTACACTGCTGATAAGAAGCCGAGGAACAGATGTCTTGTGGCAATCTTCTAACAGATACACATTCCCATTGCTAGCCGGCCCTGCCAGACATAAGCGGTTACTTCTCCGCACAAACAAAGGCCCCCCGGTTTTCCAATTGTGCAGCGCGATAAGAATGTACGCCTACAGTGTCAGGGTATTTTGTAATAGTTTTGTAACGCAACATATGCGAAGCGCGTCAGTCTGACACCAGCAGTACGCGGTACCGTGGAGAGTTCCGAGTTCGAGTGTTGGATATATTCCAAACCCGCTACGTATTAAGGGTGCAGAGATGATGAATCTATAATTGATCCACTATTCCCGATAGCGTCAGATAGACAGTTCCCGATAGACAAGCCTTAGGAATTCCCTTGTGACGCAGCGTACCTGGTCTCAGTGTACCTTTGCTGTGACGTCGGCAGACTGGCGCCATTGGCGAATGCTATTTCCTGCTACGTACTGTCACTACTCTCTGTTCGCTGTTCGCACCCCCGCCAAACCGGGCGCGGAGATGCTTTGGTGCGAGAATGTACCTGAAGCGGAGGATGATTGGGTCTCCACCTGCACCCAGCGTTTCTTGGGTTTTTTCGGATAGGGATTTTCTTGCGAATCCGTACCGACTCACCTAATAGGTACAGAGGTACAGAGGTGGTACATATTCTAATTAGATGTCCGGTGTCCTGAGGGTGTATGATGTGTGTAACCTTCAGCGGTGGCAGAAACGTATTTCCAGCGCGTCAGCTAATGTTTGGCTATGTACGTTTGTATAGTGCCCGGGAGGACAACGCAGAAGTTTAAGGTACACGGACGTATGATTTATTGTACAGCCGATGCTGTTTCCAGGTGCCGTACACACTGGATCTTCACCGCTCCAAACTCCACAGACGGAGCGAGTAATCTACTTCGCCACCGTTCCGTTCTCGCCTTTCTGTGACTCACACGCCCCGGTGTGGGTCGCGTTTGCAGTAGATTAGGGTGTAATTTATCAGCAGCTAGCTGTCCAACGCGGTGTAGATCAGATTCTGGGAAGATGCCCGTTAGATTGGCCTAGCACTGCTACTGGTTTACAAGGAGGGGTGTAGACAACCTCGGCTTCTTTAACTTGCTGTGGAGAGCTCTTTCGTCTTCTGCCAGCAAACAGGCGACCATTCTCAACGGTGGCTACTGTTAACAGTTTGGATCTGTCGGTCTAGGCGTTTGTCTTGCCCGGCCAGATGTGTGTCGGACTTTGTCGTCACAGTTATGTCTCGGCTTCGGCATAATCGTGACTCGACAAAACGACTACACGAGgaaaagggagagagaaagactCGTTCAACCGTTCCGGCCAAGGAAGGGAAGAGAACGAGAGAATGAAGGAGAGAGACAGCGTAGAGAGCAggttgatgatggtggaacCAGATCGATTAGTACATCGCGTTGGCTGTATGCGTGTATGAATGGTGGGAGGCATACAGAAGCTCGCCACTGATCCAGTCGCTGGACTAGTCAGTCTTGTTTACACCACCCAACTGTCAACAGCTGTTCGTCGTCGGCCCATCAGTATCGTTCGGTCTGTGCACGGTGTTTATACTGATTTACACGCGAACAACGCGGGAATTTGCGCACAACTAAACAACGACGTTACAGTGCATAACCCACCAGTGCACCGATCGCTTTACACAGCACAAAATCCTGTGGTTTTagtgcagcaaacaaacgtcACACAGGTTTTGTCGTCGTAGCTCACAAATATGAGGTGCCGATCGGTCGCCCCAGCACTGTGTCGAATGTTTTGCCAACCTATTAGCAAACGTGAGTTCTGAAGTTTGTGAgagttttttgttgcagtGTCGGCCGGAGCGTCTGGCTGTAATCATATCTCCACAATCAAACGCATCATCCCGTTGTCTTGAAGAAGAGGAAGTAAGTACAATCAATATCGCCCTGTTGTTTCTACCCCATCTTGACCGGGATATGCACGTCAGCAAACCGGTAGGTTCGTCTTCGTTTCGTCTGTTCGTCCGCCTGTTACGTTGCGGCCTTGCCTTACTGAAACGGTCCTGGAAGGTCATTTTCTTTTACACGTTGTGCCGAATATTTGCCAGCAAGACCGTGCACTTCTTAGACCAGATGTGTGGCAAAACTATAAATATCTATTTCCAGTGCCGTAGGCCAAAATATTTCTTCATCCATCATCGGTTTCGGTACAATTAGCCCTACGGGTAGTGTTCGTAGAGGGTTTTTGTTAtgcattggattttttttctaatttaatcAACACAGTTTGTGAACTGGGTCTATACTAACACCGCTTTCAAAAAACATACTTACTCATGTGAATTCCGTTGACGTTTTGTTGAGAATCTGATTTAAAGCAGTAGAATAATCGTTATAGACCACCAGTTTCCGGTTGGCGCTAgcttattaataattaattcaccAAGAATTATGTATTTCAAAGTTACAGCTTATCGAATTcttcattaattttgttcaGAACCGGCTTTAATCGGTGTGCGAAGGGTGTTGTCAAATCAACTTTGAAACCTCAGGAGTTTGTCGAGTGCGTTCCGGAGTTAATTATCCCGGCTGACACAATTTGTGTTAATTGTATCTTACGTAGTGTTatagaaatatgaaaataaaagcagaTTTAGAGCGAGCGAGCCATAGACATTTTAATGTACAGAGCTGTCTAAGTTGGTTTAAGCCTTTTTGTGGAAGTTTACAAATATCTCggatatattttatataacaTCTTCGAGATAGTTCAGTAGACAGTGTACTCTGTTCCTATATTTTAGGGGTTATAAGATGTACCGGGTGATGGTGCGCTATAAAACCCTCTTGCGGGGACTGTATACATCAAAAATAATAGTCCAAGAATCTAAACTTGTAACGAATACTCACAAGCGGTTAGTTGGTAAGTTCATAAATAGCCAAATGGGCAGCTCTCCGCCCGTTGCACTGCAAAGATGTCAGCCTCCTTATGTGATGATTGCTAGCGGTTCACTCATAGTGCACATCATCCCGTGGTGCGCTAAACGCGAGCAGGTcgtaaattgaatatttatttgatttcaaaAATCCCACGATACGATTGAGGCAGGAAGCGAACGGAAACCGCGTGCATACACAGCGGCTGGCAAAGTGATACGTAATGCATGAATGAGATAGATCTCGCTGATTTTCTCAGAATGATTAACTGGGAGTTAATTGCGGTCGCGACCGAGACACGCACCCCGAACACAAACGCTGTTTACCCCGCAGCTCCCCATTGCCTCTCATACCTGTTGGCGGGGTTTGATtgtaatgttgttgttgttgtttgcgtcTGGTACAAGAACCCGTACCCAAGTCATTACAGTTGCGCGCTAACTATCACGACCTTCTTCCACTGGATGATCTCGCTGCACCCAAGCACATTCAACGGTCAGCGGCAGCGGTGCGTCTCGATGCGCGTGCAAAGCCGTCTAATAAGTGCATGCGGTACGTTGCTTTGTCGCAtatggttttgcattttgtagCAGCAAACTACAAAAAAGCCGCCGCTCACTCGCCCACTCTTGCGGCGTCTACCGTGGACGTACGATTGGGTGCGATGCTCAATTTGTCGTCATTTCtccatttgtttatttttaacattttcttcgACATCTTCGACATCGAACGAGGTGTTGTTGTtagtttttcgttgctgttgttgatgatagTCTATAAATACATCACGCCAAACAGTGATCAAAGGGCAGAGCGGATGGAAGGGCTTGGAGTCTTGGTAATCGTTTGATAACGTCACAAATTGGTGTTATTCAAATTCCGTGTCGGGTCCGTTTACGAATCGCAGGTTTAGAGTAACTGATACTAACCCTATCTTGGTGTATTCACGTACAGGATGGTTGCCACCTCGGGGTCTCCACTGTCCCAGAGTCTGTCACCAGCGACGGGATCCTCCCCGCCGCTATCGATCTCAACAAACGTGACGCTTAACACGCCCTCGCTGGCGAACTGCACCGGCAGACAGGGCGCATCCGTCGGTAGTTCGCGTACGGGTAACACCACCGGCAGCAAGCGAACCTCCAGCACGGCTGCATCCGGGCTCGGCGCCGAGGGTAGACATGTTCCATTCCGCCTGACAGCCAACAACGATGGGAATTGCATGCCGGGCGGATCGCCCACCCATACCAGCGTCAGGGACGGGAAGGTACAGCTGCAGATCGTCACACAGCCGGAGTCGCAGCACCGGGCCCGCTACCAGACGGAAGGTTCCCGGGGTGCGGTGAAGGACCGTAGCGGCAACGGGTTCCCGGTGGTGCGGCTCGTCGGTTACAACAAACCCACCGCACTGCAGGTGTACATCGGTTCCGACGTGGGACGCCCGTCGCCCCACATCTTCTACCAGGCGTGCAAGGTGTCGGGCAAGAACTCGACCTCCTGCATCGAGCGCAACATTAACGGTACGAAGTACATCGAGATACAGCTGAAGCCGGAAAACGGCATGACGGTGACGTGCGACTGTGTCGGCATACTGAAGGAGCGTAACGTGGACGTGGAGTACCGGTTTCCGGACCAGACGGCGTCACGCACCAAGAAAAAATCCACCAGATGTCGGATGGTGTTCCGCACGACTATTCTCGGTGACGATGGTACGGCGGAACTGCTACAGGTGTGCTCGCAACAAATCATCTGCAGTGAGTATTGTCatgtttacgtttgttttggaCATATATAGCCTAATGTTTCCTTACAACTCCTATTACTTTTAGCACAACCACCGGGTGTACcggaaatattgaaaaaatcaCTAATCTCCTGCCCGGTGGAGGGTGGACTCGAGCTGTTTATAATCGGCAAAAACTTCCTCAAGGATACGCGCGTAGTCTTCCAGCGTTCAAAGGGCATGCTAACACAGTCGGCATTTGCACGCACCGCTGTGCAGAATACAACTGCCTGGGAGCAATCGGTCATCCCCGATAAGGAGCATCTAAATCAGGTGCGTTTAGGCGAGGGTTAAAACAACTACACTAGCGAAAGATAGAAAGAGAACAGTGTgcgcacccaaacacacacagtgacTCTCTCATCTATTTATGTGAATGTACATCAGCTCGAACTGTTATCCAGAGAACAGCCTGCTTGTTGTTAAGCCAAGTCCATTACCCAGCTGTACTACGCCGGCGGAACGTTTACCTCTTCTCCGTGGTTTTGATGTTCTTAACTAACAACTTTCTATTGCTTCTCTGTTTTCAGGTACATCTAATCTGCGTAGTGCCTCCGTACGAACGGCAGGACATTACCGAACCGATCACAATCAAAATGTACATCGTGTCGAGTGGCAAAAAGAGCGAAACGCAtgactttatttacacacCGAAAGGTGAGCATACGACGCTCAGTGCGGCGACCGTATCATCACCAGCACGCCGTAACAGAATAAATGCAGTTGGTCAacaactgcagcagcagcatcagcagccaCAACCGCAACCAACATCACACAACTATTTTAGCGAGCTTGCTGCTGCCGCCATCGGTAACGGTTCCGGATTGGAAAATGGCGCCACAGTAAACGTTGGCGCAAACGCTGACAGTGCACTAGCGGTGGCGAATGCTAATGCGGCCATTAACGCGATTGCCGCAACCGTCGTCTCATCGTCGGCTATGGGTGAGCTGCCGGGACCGAACGGGACTGCCGGGCGTTTCGTCTGCAACGGAAACCGCAATGAAGGTATACTTGTTTGGCTTCTTTGCGGTGGTGGGAAATTATGCACAGCAGGATGAACATGGTTTGTGTTCTCTCGCCTTTGCGTACAAATAATATCCTTCCATGATTGACTGTTGGAAGTGTGAATAGCGGTGGAGAACCAGTTGGAAACGGGAGTATTTATTGGTCAACTGTACTACTTCAgatattaattatttgcaaattgtCATATTCTTAACCTTTTTGTAGACGATCAATTGTATTAAATAATCAAGAATCaatagtaaaacaaattacCACCACTAAAAGGAAGCTTGCGATCAGCAGTGTGTGGCACCAATAACTATAAAATTCAACTTCATCAACTAGTACACTTTATAGTACAAACGTATCTTTCTTTTACCCcttcttttaaaataattgaccAAATTGAGAGCATGCCGAAGCGATATGAGACTTGGGTAATAGAAGTCAAAGCACCTCCTCACAACACGTGAAGGTGAAGGTAAAGAGGATGAGCTCATTCCCGTTTTTGATGCCTTTCCGttgagttttgtttctgttttattttatcggTTGCAA
This sequence is a window from Anopheles marshallii chromosome X, idAnoMarsDA_429_01, whole genome shotgun sequence. Protein-coding genes within it:
- the LOC128718278 gene encoding nuclear factor of activated T-cells 5-like, with translation MDTKTHKRERSKPPSKASGRTNAIQNSTLGSVASVPSLPVTPERRLTAISSSPGSKFTSVPRTGGPTDRNTSIVLRYSAPCAGPESPVATTKPKVPRLSGKRQPGKAFSVSLGVKQACSRPSLVRKSLPTVGVAGAGRLTRHGGVPPIVVTTATTNSDNSSDSIHGFDRSGDSTKLDKQHQLTDAQQAEYGATPNNYQPSSIGQYSSDVQQQQRQPGSSGMVATSGSPLSQSLSPATGSSPPLSISTNVTLNTPSLANCTGRQGASVGSSRTGNTTGSKRTSSTAASGLGAEGRHVPFRLTANNDGNCMPGGSPTHTSVRDGKVQLQIVTQPESQHRARYQTEGSRGAVKDRSGNGFPVVRLVGYNKPTALQVYIGSDVGRPSPHIFYQACKVSGKNSTSCIERNINGTKYIEIQLKPENGMTVTCDCVGILKERNVDVEYRFPDQTASRTKKKSTRCRMVFRTTILGDDGTAELLQVCSQQIICTQPPGVPEILKKSLISCPVEGGLELFIIGKNFLKDTRVVFQRSKGMLTQSAFARTAVQNTTAWEQSVIPDKEHLNQVHLICVVPPYERQDITEPITIKMYIVSSGKKSETHDFIYTPKGEHTTLSAATVSSPARRNRINAVGQQLQQQHQQPQPQPTSHNYFSELAAAAIGNGSGLENGATVNVGANADSALAVANANAAINAIAATVVSSSAMGELPGPNGTAGRFVCNGNRNEAVSPFDEPNVCDSRPMFLRASTSLEIAAKGMMPPPINVLPSISGGTASIMQPQCHSGLTIGVGSEQQYSVSLSSPQQVQPTEAFKAELVEPECSRSDMVDEDSLDGVMYRPLPADESILYRRRSVRQPSMDMEDSSSSMSLLPNGGHMLDIPLGDGGGPGGGGGGNSGVSIGAQHFDTVMNIATMATFCGSANLPMALINTNYMSGESLDAAKNTIPSECELKNIVKTETQAQPQLSSPSPSNIQLSQLMAVTCNDAIATQIEAKCLQQQQQQQQQQQQQATLLDISNLTVPNDAATVQNMLQQQDMLLAPTAPTPTSLLQQQQQQEQHRHQQQQQEQHQHHQQQLQQQQHQQQMQQQQQLQQQHQQLQQQQQQQQHLQQQQQQLQQQQQLQQQRQLQQQQLQEQEELHHHLQQLQQQMPAEKMDVGMVSGSVVVCDGMLMNSQLAQQPMDTSAPLSAASVMGAMGVQMSSVVGTGTGEIPPVNRVTTVEPQRIEPQNNETSIAMDSIGLNAAQEVSLAEESRALASELTSMTETELMNYICPSAFDSV